A genomic region of Gadus macrocephalus chromosome 5, ASM3116895v1 contains the following coding sequences:
- the clic4 gene encoding chloride intracellular channel protein 4 codes for MSLSVPQNGTKPDNEPVIELFVKAGSDGESIGNCPFSQRLFMILWLKGVVFNVTTVDLKRKPADLQNLAPGTHPPFITFNGEVKTDVNKIEEFLEDVLSPPKFTKLSPRHPESNTAGMDIFAKFSAFIKNSKPDGNEVLERGLLKTLQKLDEYLRSPLPDEIDHNSIEDVKDSSRMFLDGDEMTLADCNLLPKLHIVKVVAKKYRGFDIPKQMTSIWKYLNNAYAREEFTNTCPSDNEIEIAYGDVAKRLVK; via the exons gcGGGCAGTGATGGGGAAAGCATCGGGAACTGCCCCTTCTCCCAGAGGCTCTTCATGATCCTGTGGCTGAAGGGAGTGGTCTTCAACGTCACCACAGTGGACCTAAAGAG GAAGCCGGCAGACCTCCAGAATCTGGCCCCAGGCACGCACCCGCCCTTCATCACCTTCAACGGCGAGGTCAAGACGGACGTCAACAAGATTGAGGAGTTCCTGGAAGACGTCCTCAGCCCACCCAA gttcacTAAGCTCAGCCCGAGGCACCCTGAGTCGAACACAGCTGGGATGGACATCTTCGCCAAGTTTTCAGCCTTCATTAAGAACTCCAAACCAGACGGCAACGAGG TTCTGGAGCGTGGTCTTCTGAAGACCCTGCAGAAGCTGGATGAGTACCTGCGCTCACCGCTACCCGACGAGATCGACCATAACAGCATCGAGGACGTCAAGGACTCCAGCCGCATGTTCCTGGACGGAGACGAGATGACGCTAGCGGACTGCAACCTGCTCCCCAAGTTGCACATAGTCAAG gtGGTGGCCAAGAAGTACCGGGGCTTCGACATCCCCAAGCAGATGACGTCCATCTGGAAGTACCTGAACAACGCCTACGCCCGCGAGGAGTTCACCAACACCTGCCCCAGCGACAACGAGATCGAGATCGCCTACGGAGACGTAGCCAAGAGGCTGGTCAAATAA